From the genome of Nicotiana sylvestris chromosome 2, ASM39365v2, whole genome shotgun sequence, one region includes:
- the LOC138885002 gene encoding uncharacterized protein: MKKGVPFKWDQACSNAFESIKTYLMKPPVLAAPIPRKPLILYIAAQERSVGALLAQENSEGKENSLYYLSRMMTPNELNYSQIEKLYLELVFSIQKVKHYFQAHVVRLVSKANPIKFVRSKPGLSDRLARWYLQFQQFEILYIPQKVVKGQALADFLTDHLIPYDCKLTDEDAMVVEVQPPWKMYFDAIILGLEMAFDIKQLQLQVFGDSKLVVNQLLGSYEVKKPELRPYHDYAKKLMAWLGDVTIQHVPRKENKRADALAALASSLALPNQAQVTICQKWVVPPPNEAEGKFTSKWDGPYVVQEAYSSGAYKQVDADGMRIGPINGKFLKKYYP, translated from the exons ATGAAGAAAGGCGTTCCTTTCAAGTGGGATcaagcttgtagcaatgccttcgaaagtatcaaaacctacttgatgaagcctccagttttagcagcACCTATACCTagaaagccattgatactataTATTGCGGCAcaggaaaggtctgttggagcactgttggcccaagaaaatagtgaagggaaagaaaactctctttactacttgagcaggatgatgacacctaacGAGTTGAATTATTCGCAAATTGAAAAGTTATATTTGgagctagtcttctcaattcaaaaggtgaagcactactttcaggctcatgttgtccgtcttgtttctaaagcaaatcccatcaagttcgtgagGTCAAAACCTGgtcttagtgatcgactagcaagatggtacctccaatttcaacaattcgagattttgtacatccctcaGAAGGttgtaaaaggacaagcattggcagacttcttgACAGATCATCTGATACCTTATGACTGCAAGCTAACTGATGAGGAcgcaatggtcgttgaagttcaacctccatggaagatgtactttgatg CAATAATACTTGGGCTCGAAATGGCTTTTGATATaaagcaattgcaattgcaagtctttggtgactccaagctagtggtcaatcagcttttgggtagttacgaggttaagaagcctgaactacgcccatatcatgattacgctaaaAAGTTGATGGCGTGGCTcggtgatgtgactattcagcatgtgccaaggaaagaaaataagagggcTGATGCTTTAGCTGCTCTAGCTTCATCATTAGCCCTGCCTAACCAAGCGCAAGTTACcatctgccaaaaatgggtagtaccgccgccaaatgaggctgaag ggaagttcacttcaaaatgggatgggccatatgtcgtacaagaagcttactcaagtggggcttacaaacAGGTTGATGCAGATGGTATGAGAATCGGAcctatcaatggcaagtttttgaagaagtattatccttga